CGCGCCGATCGAGGTGTACGCGGACGGGCTGATGAGCTACGGCCCGACCCGCAACAAGCTGGACCCGCTGGTGGGCGGCCGGGTGCGCAGGCTCCTCCACCTGGACCTGGTCCCCGGCCTGCGCCCCCTCCTCCTGGGCGAGTTCGGCGTGCCGGGCGAGGTCGTCCCGACGGACGCCTTCCTGAAGGTGCTCACCGAACTCCCTTACGAAGAAGCTGACTTGTCGGAACAGGAGCCACCCGCCCTGCTCCTCGGCCAGTACCTCTCCGCACTCGACATCCTGACCCCCGACGAGGAAGAGGCGCTGCACGTGCGGATGTTGAGGGGCGCGGTGGCACGCGGACACCGCCGTGTCGTCTTCAAGCCGCACCCGTCCGCACCGGCCCGCTGGTCCCGGCGGCTGGAGTCGGAGGCGGAGACCCTCGGGGCACACCTCACGGTCTTCGACTCCCCCCTCCTCGCCGAGGTCCTCTTCCGCCGACTGCGCCCCGCCCTGGTCGTCGGCTGCTTCTCGACGGCGCTGCTCACCGCGCACACCTTCTACGGCATCCCGGTGGCGCGCGTCGGCACGGACACGCTCCTCGAACGCCTCACCCCGTACGAGAACAGCAACCGCATCCCGGTGACCCTCGCCGACGCACTCCTCCCGGACCTGGAGGCGACGACCGCGCGCACCCCGCCGCCCCTCGGCGAGCTGAGCGCACTGCTGGCGGCCGTCGGCTTCGCGATGCAGCCGCAGGTGCTGAGCGCCCAACGCACGCGCGCCGAGGGCTACTTGCTCTCCCACCTCTCCGCACACACCCGCCGCTACTTCAAGCGCCGTCGCCTGACGGCCCTGGCGCTGCCGGGGGCGGTGCCGCAGCAGCTGGCGTTCCTGCCGCGCAACGAGGCGGTGCGGAGGATGGCGCGGCGGGCCCGACGGGTGCAGCGGAGGTTCCGCACGACGGGGGGCTGAGGCCGCGCCACGCAGGGCCGAGTGTCCGCCCCGGGCCTACCCGCCCGGAGCGGGCCGCCGGGCGGGAGTCGCCCGGAAGGGATCAGCCGGATGCCTCCGCCGAAGCCCGCGCCGGATCCCGGTCGAGGCCGGGCATCACCCCGAGAGGCCCTTCGAGCCCCAGAACGCGCAGGGTGCGCAGGAGGAAGGGGCTGTCGACGACGAGCCGCAGCCGTCCCTGCCGCGCCAGGGCCTGGTTCCGGACCCGGCACAGCATGCCGATGCCCCCGCAGTCGAGGAAGCTCACCTGCCGCAGGTCGAGCACCAGGTCCGTGCCCGGCCCGTCGACGAGACGGACGAGGACGGGACCGACCTGATGGGCGGCCGACAAGTCCAGCTCCCCCCGGAGCACGGCCACCGTCATGGCCCCACTCCTGCGAACCTCGATCTCACAGAAGACCCCGGAATCTTCGAACATGATCCGTACCTCGTTGTCCCAAGGCGCCTGCCGCTGTGCCCCATCGTGCCGCGCCACCCGGGGAGCGCACCACAGGTATGCACTGATCGCTTCCACCGGGAGACGGACACGTCTGCACTCTTCGGCGCGCGCTCCGTCAGGAGCTGCCAAGGTCCCAAGCCGCCCCACCACGTCTGCTTGTGACGTACCCCCGCGGCGGCAGCGCAATCACTTTCCGTGACGCTCCGTAGAACCGCTGCGAGCTCAACCGTCCGCCCCTCACCTGCGGCAACTCAGCTCCCGTGCGCGCCTGCTCGACCCTCCCCGCGTTCACCCTCCGTGGCTAGGTTCGCCGACGGCACCGGGAGGTGTGGTCCCAGTACTCGACGTCTCCGCGCAGCCCGAGCGGGATGAGCACGCGCCGCTCGGACGGCTCGCCCTCCGCGACAACGACGCGCCTGCCGCGCAGGGCGACGGTCTTCCGCTCGGCACGCCAGAGCCGGGTGACGGTGTCGGTCGTGGCGTCGTACGTGAAGGCGGTGACCGTACGGTCGGTGAAGCCGAGGTAGTGAATGCCGCCCGGGAGACCTCTGGTCCTCACGGGGATCACCAGCCGCACCCATTCGCCGGTGGCCGAGTTCTCGCGCCGGAAGCGCAGCGTGACCTCTTCCAGGTCCATCGGCGGGCCAGGACCGCCCCAGCGCAGCCACACGAAGAGCCAGGCCGCACCGAACAGCCCCAGGGAGACGAGGACTTTGCCCCAGAGGGCGTCGGGCCCGAGCTGCCAGGCCGTCTGGATCAGAACGGCCATGCCGAGGACGGGCAGAAGGGGAAGGGCCGTGCCGTAGACGCGTCGCAGCAGGCTCATCCGGGGCCCTCCTCCCCCTCGCCCCGCTTCGCCGACTCCGGGGACCCGCCCCTGAGGTCCGTGGAATGCAGCCCCGCCGCGAGGGTGAAGAAGGCGAGGGCGGCGGAGTTGGCGGCCTGGGCGAAGTCCCCGTCGACGGCGCTGAAGACCGCTCCGACCGCGAGGAGGGCCATGGCGAGGAGACGCAGGCCGAGGAACACCCGTTCCGTGGTGGGGCTGAGGGTCTGGAGTTCCTTGGTGGTGAGCAGGTGCCTGGACGGGAGGAGGGCCAGGGCCGCACCCATGAAGACGAGCACTCCCATGCAGGCCACGACGAACCAGTGCCCGGTGTGCAGCAGGAGGCCGGTGAGGGCCAGGGCCGCGCACGCTGCGGCTGCGGCTCGGGTTCTCTTGCGCACCACCACTGTCGGCCACCCCTCCCGCGCACGGTGCCCGTGTCGGCAGGGGTCGCCCCGCCGTACGGGCCTGTTCCTTGAGCACGCGTTCCCTGAGCACGAACCACACACGCTTTCCTGTGGGCTCGTTACCCAAGTGGACTCGTTCGACGCGGAATTCGCTGCTGAGTTCGCGCACGAGGGGGGAAGCCTCAGCCGTAACTGCCCTACGCCGCGACCGACTTGCCCCCCGGCATGGCCCCGACCCGAACCCGTCCTGGTGGGCTACGCGGTGCTCGCGGTGCGGGTGCGGGGGCGGGTCAAACGGTGAAGCGGCTTCAGCCCTCGGGATCGCCATCGAGGAACTGGTCCCCGGACAGCTCCCTGCCGATGCCCGCCGCTCGCGATCACTCGTCCTGGTGGCCCGCGCCGCCGCGCAGAACCCCTCCGACCCCCACCACCACCGCCCGCAGCCCCAGCTCGAAGCCCTCGTCCGCGCCCGCGAAGATGACCGGGCCCGACTGAGCCGCCAGCGGGTACGCGGCGAGCCGTTCCGCGCGGGCGGTGAGGTCGTAGCCCTCCTCTGGAGCCGCTCCCGGGGCCGGGCCCATCGACTGCTCCTCGATGACGTGGCCGATCGTCCGACCGGTTCCGCGAAGGCCGCGTCTTCCTCGCCGGGGACGCCGCACACGTCCACTCCCCGGCGGGCGGCCAGGGCCTCAACACCTCGGTGCAGGACGCGTACAACCTGGGCTGGAAGCGCGGCCAGGTGCTGCGGTACGGAGCCGATCCCG
This is a stretch of genomic DNA from Streptomyces sp. NBC_00237. It encodes these proteins:
- a CDS encoding STAS domain-containing protein; protein product: MFEDSGVFCEIEVRRSGAMTVAVLRGELDLSAAHQVGPVLVRLVDGPGTDLVLDLRQVSFLDCGGIGMLCRVRNQALARQGRLRLVVDSPFLLRTLRVLGLEGPLGVMPGLDRDPARASAEASG
- a CDS encoding alpha-2,8-polysialyltransferase family protein, translated to MRTVQLFLASTLYGTATLAAALDSGAFPPADRRILLTSNNAATPETTPPLTDAPGFAALRTRFDDVLDWNEAIAPLHPSGWTPRPDDVPLWERQLRAEWGLEGCDVSLVLESIQVAPAQAVAQLFPDAPIEVYADGLMSYGPTRNKLDPLVGGRVRRLLHLDLVPGLRPLLLGEFGVPGEVVPTDAFLKVLTELPYEEADLSEQEPPALLLGQYLSALDILTPDEEEALHVRMLRGAVARGHRRVVFKPHPSAPARWSRRLESEAETLGAHLTVFDSPLLAEVLFRRLRPALVVGCFSTALLTAHTFYGIPVARVGTDTLLERLTPYENSNRIPVTLADALLPDLEATTARTPPPLGELSALLAAVGFAMQPQVLSAQRTRAEGYLLSHLSAHTRRYFKRRRLTALALPGAVPQQLAFLPRNEAVRRMARRARRVQRRFRTTGG